One region of Anaeromyxobacter paludicola genomic DNA includes:
- a CDS encoding sigma 54-interacting transcriptional regulator: MAELAFFRHGEELLRVALGERIAIGRAPECDVTLPDPALSRVQAVVERRAEGYHLVDRSGRGTRLGRGAVAESPLEDGAELHLGGWRALFRLGPEEQADDTRLAEATVARPPAPDGGRAPPVRLKVREGGLERSHSLPPGGAAVGKDADNDVVLSCPFASSRHLRIEPEGGRWWVRDLGSTNGTRLGGIAVSRAELLPGAVVAAGDAELWLEPVREERLAPAFEGMSSRDLAMAQVFDLVQRVAPTEAAVTIFGETGTGKELVARALHARSGRADAPFIPVNCSAIAETLIESELFGHEKGAFSGADRLRRGAFEEADGGTIFLDEIGELPLDLQPKLLRALELGEVKRVGASRPIQVRARIVAATHRDLRAQVRAGRFREDLYYRLCVVPVNVPPLRARPRDVRPLAEEFLARAAPRGLSLAWSEEALEKLEAYDWPGNVRQLKNTVQRALLFRGEGRVIPASAVTFDDTRGEGSPERGGADEVLRVKGLTMEEIEREAIRLSLRRNRGRRMAVAKELAIAKSTVMKRIGQWGLHAEGRGAGVVAEGDDEE, from the coding sequence ATGGCTGAGCTGGCGTTCTTTCGCCACGGGGAGGAGCTCCTCCGCGTGGCGCTGGGGGAGAGGATCGCCATCGGGCGCGCGCCCGAGTGCGACGTGACGCTGCCCGACCCTGCCCTGTCCCGGGTGCAGGCGGTCGTGGAGCGGCGCGCGGAGGGGTACCACCTCGTGGACCGGTCCGGCCGGGGCACGCGGCTCGGCCGCGGCGCCGTCGCCGAGTCGCCGCTGGAGGACGGGGCCGAGCTCCACCTGGGCGGGTGGCGGGCGCTCTTCCGGCTCGGGCCGGAGGAGCAGGCCGACGACACCCGGCTCGCCGAGGCGACGGTGGCGCGGCCGCCGGCGCCGGACGGGGGCCGCGCGCCCCCGGTGCGGCTCAAGGTGCGCGAGGGGGGGCTCGAGCGCAGCCACTCCCTGCCGCCCGGCGGGGCCGCCGTCGGCAAGGACGCCGACAACGACGTGGTGCTCTCCTGCCCCTTCGCCTCGAGCCGCCACCTGCGGATCGAGCCCGAGGGCGGGCGCTGGTGGGTCCGCGACCTCGGCTCCACCAACGGCACCCGGCTCGGCGGGATCGCGGTGAGCCGGGCCGAGCTCCTCCCCGGGGCGGTGGTCGCAGCGGGCGACGCCGAGCTCTGGCTCGAGCCGGTCCGCGAGGAGCGGCTCGCGCCCGCGTTCGAGGGCATGTCCTCGCGCGACCTCGCCATGGCGCAGGTCTTCGACCTCGTGCAGCGGGTCGCGCCGACCGAGGCCGCGGTGACCATCTTCGGCGAGACCGGCACCGGCAAGGAGCTCGTGGCCCGCGCGCTCCACGCCCGCTCCGGGCGGGCCGACGCCCCCTTCATCCCGGTGAACTGCTCGGCGATCGCCGAGACCCTCATCGAGAGCGAGCTCTTCGGGCACGAGAAGGGGGCCTTCTCCGGCGCCGACCGGCTCCGGCGCGGCGCCTTCGAGGAGGCGGACGGCGGGACCATCTTCCTCGACGAGATCGGCGAGCTCCCGCTCGACCTGCAGCCCAAGCTCCTGCGCGCGCTCGAGCTCGGCGAGGTGAAGCGCGTCGGCGCCTCCCGGCCCATCCAGGTGCGGGCGCGGATCGTGGCCGCCACCCACCGCGACCTGCGGGCGCAGGTGCGGGCGGGCCGCTTCCGCGAGGACCTCTACTACCGGCTCTGCGTGGTCCCGGTGAACGTGCCGCCCCTGCGCGCCCGGCCCCGCGACGTGCGGCCGCTGGCGGAGGAGTTCCTCGCCCGCGCCGCGCCGCGCGGCCTCTCCCTCGCCTGGTCGGAGGAGGCGCTCGAGAAGCTCGAGGCCTACGACTGGCCGGGCAACGTCCGGCAGCTCAAGAACACCGTCCAGCGGGCGCTGCTCTTCCGCGGCGAGGGGCGCGTCATCCCGGCGTCGGCCGTCACCTTCGACGACACCCGCGGCGAGGGCTCGCCCGAGCGCGGCGGCGCCGACGAGGTGCTCCGGGTGAAGGGGCTGACGATGGAGGAGATCGAGCGCGAGGCCATCCGGCTCTCGCTGCGGCGCAACCGCGGCCGGCGCATGGCGGTGGCGAAGGAGCTCGCCATCGCCAAGAGCACGGTCATGAAGCGCATCGGCCAGTGGGGGCTCCACGCCGAGGGGCGCGGCGCCGGGGTGGTGGCCGAGGGGGACGACGAGGAGTAG
- a CDS encoding tol-pal system YbgF family protein encodes MSARRPLALLGLALTALAGCATSSRVDRLEARLRDVEDQADAQQKSLEQQRAAIQDGIGKLDQKLGELNAAARRTGADLAVRQDRLEEGSTSLKGQLEEQQQRVAQLEGTVKSLQADNATAISVLKGTGAWETYQSKRRAEELTRPTEPAPFLALAQREEASGDRAVARQLYDEFLRKWPKDPRAAEALYRTGDLQAGDKRYREAVLSFGKVVQEFPKSDRAPDALYRMAETLQQLELKDDARAALQDLVQKYPSSAAAKKAKARLAELAPPKAPVKKPKKRQ; translated from the coding sequence GTGAGCGCCCGCCGCCCCCTCGCGCTCCTGGGACTCGCCCTCACCGCCCTCGCGGGCTGCGCCACCAGCTCGCGGGTGGACCGGCTCGAGGCCCGGCTGCGGGACGTCGAGGACCAGGCCGACGCGCAGCAGAAGTCGCTCGAGCAGCAGCGGGCCGCCATCCAGGACGGCATCGGCAAACTCGACCAGAAGCTCGGCGAGCTCAACGCCGCCGCCCGCCGCACCGGCGCCGACCTCGCCGTCCGGCAGGATCGGCTCGAGGAGGGCTCCACCTCCCTCAAGGGGCAGCTCGAGGAGCAGCAGCAGCGGGTGGCGCAGCTCGAGGGCACGGTGAAGTCGCTGCAGGCCGACAACGCCACCGCCATCTCGGTGCTCAAGGGGACGGGGGCCTGGGAGACGTACCAGTCGAAGCGGCGGGCGGAGGAGCTCACCCGGCCCACCGAGCCCGCCCCGTTCCTCGCCCTGGCGCAGCGGGAGGAGGCCTCCGGCGACCGCGCCGTGGCCCGGCAGCTCTACGACGAGTTCCTCCGCAAGTGGCCCAAGGACCCGCGCGCGGCCGAGGCCCTCTACCGCACCGGCGACCTCCAGGCGGGCGACAAGCGGTACCGGGAGGCGGTCCTCTCCTTCGGGAAGGTGGTGCAGGAGTTCCCGAAGTCGGACCGCGCGCCCGACGCCCTCTACCGGATGGCCGAGACGCTCCAGCAGCTCGAGCTCAAGGACGACGCGCGCGCCGCGCTGCAGGACCTCGTGCAGAAGTACCCGTCGAGCGCGGCCGCGAAGAAGGCGAAGGCGAGGCTGGCCGAGCTCGCCCCGCCGAAGGCGCCGGTGAAGAAGCCGAAGAAGCGGCAGTAG
- the pal gene encoding peptidoglycan-associated lipoprotein Pal, which produces MRRVLMLFALVSLAALAGCRAKPTGRCTSSKDCADQEGFGRVCVDGTCQECGQDADCKEGFLCEANKCAPVQCKQPADCGTGKDCQRGRCVTPAAPPPVTEAPKAECDDQHPCAGGRECQAGKCVESPAAAACFAGEAEGGGRRLQPVHFDFNGATLDAEDTATLQKDFQCMQQLKVKKVTIEGHCDERGTTEYNLHLGERRAESVRRYLSQLGADARQLKAISYGKERPADPGHDESAWKKNRRAELVVQ; this is translated from the coding sequence ATGCGCCGCGTCCTGATGCTCTTCGCCCTCGTCTCACTCGCCGCCCTCGCCGGCTGCCGCGCCAAGCCCACCGGCCGCTGCACCTCCAGCAAGGACTGCGCGGACCAGGAGGGGTTCGGGCGCGTGTGCGTGGACGGCACTTGCCAGGAGTGCGGCCAGGACGCGGACTGCAAGGAGGGCTTCCTCTGCGAGGCCAACAAGTGCGCCCCGGTCCAGTGCAAGCAGCCCGCCGACTGCGGCACCGGCAAGGACTGCCAGCGCGGCCGCTGCGTGACCCCGGCCGCCCCGCCGCCGGTCACCGAGGCCCCCAAGGCCGAGTGCGACGACCAGCACCCCTGCGCCGGCGGGCGCGAGTGCCAGGCGGGCAAGTGCGTCGAGTCCCCCGCCGCCGCGGCCTGCTTCGCGGGCGAGGCGGAGGGCGGCGGGCGGCGGCTCCAGCCGGTCCACTTCGACTTCAACGGCGCCACGCTCGACGCCGAGGACACCGCCACGCTGCAGAAGGACTTCCAGTGCATGCAGCAGCTCAAGGTGAAGAAGGTCACCATCGAGGGGCACTGCGACGAGCGCGGCACCACCGAGTACAACCTGCACCTGGGCGAGCGGCGGGCCGAGTCGGTGCGCCGCTACCTGTCGCAGCTCGGCGCCGACGCGCGGCAGCTCAAGGCCATCAGCTACGGCAAGGAGCGCCCGGCCGACCCGGGCCACGACGAGAGCGCCTGGAAGAAGAACCGCCGGGCGGAGCTGGTCGTCCAGTGA
- a CDS encoding penicillin-binding protein 1A encodes MTKRSSSEDSAPAQRRRGRARTAGRVVLALLAVTLLGGAGGGALFLGWTHDLPAFDTLKDYHPLVATRVYGSDGSEVFEFARERRTVLPFDQIPEVMKKAVLASEDAHFYEHQGVNYWAIARCALKGALGGRACGGSTITQQVVKTFLLSSERRISRKVKEIVLARRLEQNLKKDEILYLYLNQIYFGHRRYGVEEAARFYFGKGVGELSVGEAAMIAGLVQSPERLSPVKHPTAAKERQKYVLRRMEEERFISAQLAAAEAAKPIKVVSHGEDPPGAWYADAVRKYLDQKYGAERVETDGLEVRVAMDPRMQKAAEDALEAQLRAVDKRQGWRGAPIHLDPKQLAQAEKGWRERLKAVVPRPGEVLVWDLAKASPDDLEPGAEVKKLDLRRAARVRPLQPDGLYTALVSAVTDKQATIDLGNAAGTLALPDVGWARKYNPASGTAAPKKMGDVLKVGDLVLVRVLAGKGPAPADLARQGKPLPLALEQAPRVQGALVAIDPATRGVRALVGGYDFALSQFNRAIQAKRQPGSAFKPFVWGTAIESRKYSPASLVYDTPDVYRDKWTGKEWKPQNFERDEYDGPLLLKAALAHSKNTVAAKLVDELGVDAVSAFAKRAGVSSDLPKNLTLALGTGEVTPMELVNAYATIATGGYRAEPLLVLQVRDRKGQVLEEHAPNAPPAREAGSLQVVSAPAGAAAAVPVPNAPVAAPGAPPSAPFADGADAGTPDGGTVAAQPAPPAQIPESGMEPQVAYVLASMMRDVVEYGTGAAAKALGRPVAAKTGTAQEHRDAWFVGFTSDLVAGVWVGFDSHDPLGPRETGAGAALPAWLGFMRQGAVKAGEFPVPTGVTFARVDKKSGLLAREGAAPETTAVVPFVAGTVPAQVAGELPPAGSAPQNFFME; translated from the coding sequence ATGACCAAGCGTTCCTCCTCCGAAGACTCCGCGCCCGCCCAGCGGCGCCGCGGCCGCGCGCGCACCGCCGGCCGCGTCGTGCTCGCCCTCCTCGCCGTCACCCTCCTCGGCGGCGCCGGCGGCGGCGCGCTCTTCCTCGGCTGGACCCACGACCTCCCCGCCTTCGACACGCTCAAGGACTACCACCCGCTCGTCGCCACCCGCGTCTACGGCAGCGACGGCAGCGAGGTGTTCGAGTTCGCCCGCGAGCGGCGCACCGTCCTCCCCTTCGACCAGATCCCCGAGGTGATGAAGAAGGCGGTGCTCGCGAGCGAGGACGCCCACTTCTACGAGCACCAGGGCGTGAACTACTGGGCCATCGCCCGCTGCGCCCTCAAGGGCGCCCTCGGCGGGCGCGCCTGCGGCGGCTCCACCATCACGCAGCAGGTGGTGAAGACCTTCCTCCTCTCCTCCGAGCGGCGCATCTCCCGCAAGGTGAAGGAGATCGTCCTCGCGCGGCGGCTCGAGCAGAACCTCAAGAAGGACGAGATCCTCTACCTGTACCTGAACCAGATCTACTTCGGGCACCGGCGCTACGGCGTCGAGGAGGCGGCCCGCTTCTACTTCGGCAAGGGCGTGGGCGAGCTCTCGGTGGGCGAGGCGGCGATGATCGCCGGGCTCGTGCAGTCCCCGGAGCGGCTCAGCCCGGTGAAGCACCCCACCGCCGCGAAGGAGCGCCAGAAGTACGTCCTGCGCCGCATGGAGGAGGAGCGCTTCATCTCGGCGCAGCTCGCCGCCGCCGAGGCTGCGAAGCCGATCAAGGTGGTCTCGCACGGCGAGGATCCGCCGGGCGCCTGGTACGCCGACGCGGTCCGCAAGTACCTCGACCAGAAGTACGGCGCCGAGCGCGTCGAGACCGACGGCCTCGAGGTGCGGGTCGCCATGGATCCGCGGATGCAGAAGGCGGCCGAGGACGCCCTCGAGGCGCAGCTCCGCGCGGTGGACAAGCGCCAGGGCTGGCGCGGCGCGCCCATCCACCTCGACCCGAAGCAGCTCGCCCAGGCCGAGAAGGGCTGGCGCGAGCGGCTCAAGGCGGTGGTGCCGCGGCCGGGCGAGGTGCTGGTCTGGGACCTCGCCAAGGCCTCGCCCGACGACCTCGAGCCGGGCGCGGAGGTGAAGAAGCTCGACCTGCGCCGCGCCGCGCGGGTGCGCCCGCTCCAGCCGGACGGCCTCTACACCGCCCTCGTCTCGGCGGTCACCGACAAGCAGGCCACCATCGACCTCGGCAACGCCGCCGGCACCCTCGCCCTCCCCGACGTGGGCTGGGCGCGCAAGTACAACCCGGCCTCCGGCACCGCCGCCCCGAAGAAGATGGGCGACGTCCTCAAGGTGGGCGATCTCGTCCTCGTGCGCGTGCTCGCCGGCAAGGGCCCGGCCCCGGCCGACCTGGCCCGCCAGGGCAAGCCGCTCCCGCTCGCGCTCGAGCAGGCGCCGCGCGTGCAGGGCGCGCTCGTGGCCATCGACCCCGCCACCCGCGGCGTGCGCGCGCTGGTGGGCGGCTACGACTTCGCCCTCTCGCAGTTCAACCGCGCCATCCAGGCGAAGCGGCAGCCCGGCTCGGCCTTCAAGCCCTTCGTCTGGGGCACCGCCATCGAGAGCCGCAAGTACTCGCCGGCGAGCCTGGTCTACGACACCCCCGACGTCTACCGCGACAAGTGGACCGGCAAGGAGTGGAAGCCGCAGAACTTCGAGCGCGACGAGTACGACGGCCCGCTCCTGCTCAAGGCGGCCCTCGCCCACTCCAAGAACACGGTGGCGGCGAAGCTGGTGGACGAGCTCGGCGTGGACGCGGTCAGCGCCTTCGCGAAGCGCGCCGGCGTCTCCTCCGACCTGCCGAAGAACCTGACGCTCGCGCTCGGCACGGGCGAGGTCACGCCGATGGAGCTCGTGAACGCCTACGCGACCATCGCCACCGGCGGCTACCGCGCCGAGCCGCTCCTCGTCCTGCAGGTCCGCGACCGCAAGGGGCAGGTGCTCGAGGAGCACGCGCCGAACGCGCCGCCGGCGCGCGAGGCCGGCAGCCTGCAGGTGGTCTCGGCCCCGGCCGGCGCCGCCGCCGCGGTGCCGGTCCCGAACGCGCCGGTCGCCGCCCCGGGCGCGCCGCCCTCGGCCCCCTTCGCCGACGGCGCCGACGCCGGGACCCCGGACGGCGGGACCGTCGCCGCGCAGCCCGCGCCCCCGGCCCAGATCCCGGAGTCGGGGATGGAGCCGCAGGTGGCCTACGTGCTCGCCTCGATGATGCGCGACGTGGTGGAGTACGGCACCGGCGCCGCCGCCAAGGCCCTCGGCCGCCCGGTGGCCGCCAAGACCGGCACCGCCCAGGAGCACCGCGACGCCTGGTTCGTCGGCTTCACGAGCGACCTCGTGGCCGGCGTCTGGGTGGGCTTCGACTCCCACGACCCGCTCGGCCCCAGGGAGACCGGCGCCGGCGCCGCGCTCCCGGCGTGGCTCGGCTTCATGCGCCAGGGAGCCGTGAAGGCCGGGGAGTTCCCGGTGCCCACCGGCGTCACCTTCGCCCGCGTGGACAAGAAGAGCGGGCTCCTCGCGCGCGAGGGGGCCGCCCCGGAGACCACCGCGGTGGTGCCGTTCGTGGCCGGCACCGTGCCGGCCCAGGTCGCGGGCGAGCTGCCCCCGGCCGGCTCGGCGCCGCAGAACTTCTTCATGGAGTAG
- a CDS encoding SRPBCC family protein, with the protein MSSDRIEKRIFLRAPRARVWRALTVPEEFGRWFGARFDAGTVFQPAARIDAGITHPGYEHWRFQIVIERVEPETLFSYRWHPYPKPGADLSGEPMTLVELRLSEAPGGTELSVVESGFDQVLPARRDEAFRMNEGGWAAQLENIARHVAS; encoded by the coding sequence ATGAGCAGCGATCGGATCGAGAAGCGCATCTTCCTTCGCGCCCCGCGCGCGCGGGTGTGGCGGGCCCTCACCGTCCCGGAGGAGTTCGGGCGCTGGTTCGGGGCCCGCTTCGACGCCGGGACCGTGTTCCAGCCGGCGGCCCGGATCGACGCGGGCATCACCCACCCCGGCTACGAGCACTGGCGCTTCCAGATCGTGATCGAGCGCGTGGAGCCGGAGACCCTCTTCTCCTACCGCTGGCACCCCTACCCGAAGCCGGGGGCCGACCTCTCCGGCGAGCCGATGACGCTCGTCGAGCTCCGCCTCAGCGAGGCGCCGGGCGGCACGGAGCTCTCGGTCGTCGAGTCGGGCTTCGACCAGGTCCTGCCGGCCCGCCGCGACGAGGCGTTCCGCATGAACGAGGGCGGCTGGGCGGCGCAGCTCGAGAACATCGCGCGGCATGTCGCGAGCTAG
- a CDS encoding ArsR/SmtB family transcription factor, with protein sequence MSRASQRPAGLARSAPVFAALGDETRLALLSRLCEGGALSTAQLTGGTDISRQAVTKHLDVLAGAGLVHDVRRGRERRWELAPGRLAEARRTMDELSRRWDEALLRLRALVEE encoded by the coding sequence ATGTCGCGAGCTAGCCAGCGCCCGGCCGGGCTCGCCCGCTCCGCCCCCGTCTTCGCCGCCCTCGGCGACGAGACGCGGCTCGCCCTGCTCTCCCGGCTCTGCGAGGGCGGCGCGCTCTCGACCGCGCAGCTCACCGGCGGCACCGACATCAGCCGGCAGGCGGTCACCAAGCACCTCGACGTGCTGGCCGGCGCCGGGCTGGTCCACGACGTCCGGCGCGGGCGCGAGCGGCGCTGGGAGCTCGCGCCCGGCCGGCTCGCGGAGGCCCGCCGGACGATGGACGAGCTCTCGCGCCGGTGGGACGAGGCGCTCCTGCGGCTCAGGGCCCTCGTCGAGGAGTGA
- a CDS encoding GNAT family N-acetyltransferase — protein sequence MSFDLRILEAISDVPAASWDALLAHEPDRATPFLRHAFLSACELSGCAAGAGFAPRHLTLWRGRRLVAAAPAYVKDGSEGDFSRDWEWAAAARQARVRFYPKLVLTVPFTPATGRRFLVARGVDRAAAVAALVAGARALAEEERLGAVQVLFPLEEEAGALAPLGLAARLDFQYHWANRGYRAYDDFLARFSSKRRNQLRRERAAPGREGIEIATLRGPRLAEDAAALARDVEDLHRATVDQMAWGMRWVDRDFFERLLTGMPDAIEIVEARRGGRRIAAAFNVASRTHLYGRYWGCREEHPFLHFNVCLYHSVEECIRRGVQVFEGGAGGEHKLARGFEPAETWSSHLYLDARLDGAVRRHLEQEVPARREALLRWQADAPVLRHAGAAD from the coding sequence GTGTCCTTCGACCTGCGCATCCTGGAGGCGATCTCCGACGTCCCGGCCGCTTCCTGGGACGCGCTCCTCGCGCACGAGCCGGACCGCGCGACGCCGTTCCTGCGCCACGCCTTCCTCTCCGCCTGCGAGCTGTCCGGCTGCGCGGCCGGGGCGGGCTTCGCGCCGCGCCACCTCACCCTCTGGCGCGGGCGGCGGCTCGTGGCGGCGGCGCCGGCGTACGTGAAGGACGGCTCGGAGGGCGACTTCTCGCGCGACTGGGAGTGGGCGGCGGCGGCGCGGCAGGCGCGGGTCCGCTTCTACCCGAAGCTCGTGCTGACCGTCCCCTTCACCCCGGCGACGGGGCGCCGCTTCCTGGTGGCGCGCGGGGTGGACCGGGCGGCGGCGGTGGCGGCGCTCGTCGCGGGGGCGCGGGCGCTCGCGGAGGAGGAGCGGCTCGGCGCCGTGCAGGTGCTCTTCCCGCTCGAGGAGGAGGCCGGCGCCCTGGCGCCGCTCGGCCTCGCCGCGCGGCTCGACTTCCAGTACCACTGGGCGAACCGGGGCTACCGCGCCTACGACGACTTCCTGGCCCGCTTCTCGTCCAAGCGGCGCAACCAGCTCCGGCGCGAGCGGGCCGCCCCGGGCCGGGAGGGGATCGAGATCGCCACGCTGCGCGGCCCGCGGCTCGCCGAGGACGCGGCGGCGCTGGCGCGCGACGTCGAGGACCTGCACCGCGCCACCGTGGACCAGATGGCCTGGGGGATGCGGTGGGTGGACCGCGACTTCTTCGAGCGGCTGCTCACCGGCATGCCGGACGCGATCGAGATCGTGGAGGCCCGGCGCGGCGGGCGGCGGATCGCGGCGGCCTTCAACGTCGCCTCGCGCACCCACCTCTACGGCCGCTACTGGGGCTGCCGGGAGGAGCACCCGTTCCTGCACTTCAACGTCTGCCTGTACCACTCGGTGGAGGAGTGCATCCGGCGGGGCGTGCAGGTGTTCGAGGGCGGCGCCGGGGGCGAGCACAAGCTCGCGCGCGGCTTCGAGCCGGCCGAGACCTGGTCCTCGCACCTGTACCTCGACGCGCGGCTCGACGGCGCCGTCCGCCGCCACCTGGAGCAGGAGGTGCCGGCGCGCCGCGAGGCGCTCCTGCGCTGGCAGGCGGACGCGCCGGTGCTGCGCCACGCGGGCGCGGCCGACTGA
- a CDS encoding cation-translocating P-type ATPase — MEPARVEEAQLRGLSPEEARARLAAVGPNRLVAVERWAWLKEVLSVVADPMALMLAFASVVYLLLGKTKDAVILAAALVPVMGVDVLLEARSRSALRKLAGAVRPRARVIRGGEEREVPTEELVPGDLVVLAEGDVLHADGAVRRARNLTVDESQLTGESEPQAKSATAGEPGDEPERFYAGSLVLAGSGLGEVTRTGPRTRFGAIARLVAESAPDPTPMQRRTGRLVRQLGAVALAVAAALFALELRRGVSLGQSLLAAVSLAMAAMPEEFPLVFTLFLSLGAWRLSRRGVLVRRLASIETLGSTTVICTDKTGTVTTGQFTLAEQAPLGEGVGEDALLEAALLACEPEPVDPMERAIAARAGERRREAVGARGGWRLVRDHDFDPVGKHMSHVWRVPGGARERVAAKGALEGILQHCRLGPGERERAEARNAELARRGMRVLAVAGREGPPGGGAREEDEAGLRLLGLLGFRDPLRPEVPAAVAECATAGIQVKLVTGDHALTAHAIAEAAGIPGAGGPGLTGEDLDRLAPGALASALRRAAVLARIRPEQKHAIVEALARDGEVVAMTGDGINDAPALRRADIGISLGRRGTEVARAAADLVLLDDDFTSLVATVREGRAIYQNIQRAFLYLIAFHIPVIGVALAAPLLGLPLLFQPVHMVWLELIVHPVSALVFEAEPPPPDLMIRPPRRRGASLLAGALTLKSILSGAILTVGAIWIYRDHLGMGVAYARSLGLTVVIAGSMLLVWAERGVGGSWLGALLPRGWRFWLVWGPVALTLPAFMYFRPAAEVFEIVPLTGSDWLLALALAASGVFWRIGGGRRG; from the coding sequence ATGGAGCCGGCACGGGTCGAGGAGGCGCAGCTGCGCGGGCTCTCGCCGGAGGAGGCGCGCGCCCGGCTCGCGGCGGTGGGTCCCAACCGGCTCGTCGCCGTCGAGCGCTGGGCGTGGCTCAAGGAGGTGCTCTCGGTCGTCGCCGACCCGATGGCGCTCATGCTCGCCTTCGCGTCCGTCGTCTACCTGCTGCTCGGGAAGACGAAGGACGCGGTGATCCTGGCGGCGGCGCTGGTGCCGGTGATGGGCGTGGACGTGCTGCTCGAGGCCCGCTCCCGGAGCGCCCTGCGCAAGCTCGCCGGCGCGGTGCGCCCGCGGGCGCGGGTGATCCGCGGCGGCGAGGAGCGCGAGGTGCCCACCGAGGAGCTCGTCCCCGGCGATCTCGTGGTCCTCGCCGAGGGGGACGTGCTCCACGCCGACGGGGCCGTGCGGCGGGCGCGGAACCTGACGGTGGACGAGTCGCAGCTCACGGGCGAGTCGGAGCCGCAGGCCAAGTCGGCGACCGCGGGAGAGCCGGGCGACGAGCCGGAGCGGTTCTACGCCGGATCCCTGGTGCTCGCCGGGTCCGGGCTGGGCGAGGTGACGCGCACCGGTCCGCGCACCCGCTTCGGCGCCATCGCCCGGCTGGTGGCCGAGTCGGCCCCGGATCCCACCCCCATGCAGCGCCGCACCGGCCGCCTGGTCCGGCAGCTCGGGGCGGTGGCGCTGGCGGTCGCGGCGGCCCTCTTCGCGCTCGAGCTCCGCCGCGGCGTCTCGCTGGGGCAGTCGCTCCTCGCCGCCGTCAGCCTCGCCATGGCGGCGATGCCCGAGGAGTTCCCTCTGGTCTTCACGCTGTTCCTCTCGCTCGGGGCCTGGCGGCTCTCGCGGCGCGGGGTGCTGGTGCGGAGGCTCGCCAGCATCGAGACCCTCGGCTCCACGACCGTCATCTGCACCGACAAGACCGGCACCGTCACCACCGGGCAGTTCACGCTCGCCGAGCAGGCGCCGCTCGGCGAGGGGGTCGGCGAGGACGCGCTGCTCGAGGCGGCGCTGCTCGCCTGCGAGCCGGAGCCGGTGGACCCGATGGAGCGGGCCATCGCGGCGCGGGCGGGGGAGCGGCGGCGGGAGGCGGTGGGCGCGCGCGGCGGCTGGCGGCTCGTGCGCGATCACGACTTCGATCCGGTCGGGAAGCACATGAGCCACGTCTGGCGCGTCCCCGGGGGCGCGCGCGAGCGGGTCGCGGCCAAGGGCGCGCTGGAGGGCATCCTGCAGCACTGCCGGCTCGGGCCCGGGGAGCGGGAGCGGGCCGAGGCCCGGAACGCCGAGCTGGCGAGGCGGGGGATGCGGGTGCTGGCGGTGGCGGGGCGCGAGGGCCCGCCCGGCGGCGGCGCGCGGGAGGAGGACGAGGCGGGGCTGCGGCTCCTCGGGCTGCTCGGCTTCCGCGATCCGCTCCGGCCGGAGGTGCCGGCCGCGGTCGCCGAGTGCGCCACCGCCGGCATCCAGGTGAAGCTCGTCACCGGCGACCACGCGCTCACCGCCCACGCCATCGCCGAGGCGGCCGGGATCCCGGGCGCCGGCGGGCCGGGGCTGACCGGCGAGGACCTCGACCGGCTGGCGCCGGGAGCGCTGGCGTCCGCGCTGCGCCGCGCGGCGGTGCTGGCCCGCATCCGGCCGGAGCAGAAGCACGCCATCGTGGAGGCGCTGGCGCGCGACGGCGAGGTGGTGGCCATGACCGGGGACGGCATCAACGACGCCCCGGCGCTGCGCCGCGCCGACATCGGCATCTCGCTCGGGCGGCGGGGCACCGAGGTGGCCCGGGCGGCGGCCGACCTCGTGCTCCTGGACGACGACTTCACCTCCCTCGTGGCCACCGTCCGCGAGGGCCGGGCCATCTACCAGAACATCCAGCGGGCGTTCCTCTACCTCATCGCCTTCCACATCCCGGTGATCGGCGTGGCGCTGGCGGCCCCGCTGCTCGGGCTGCCGCTCCTGTTCCAGCCGGTGCACATGGTCTGGCTGGAGCTCATCGTGCACCCGGTCTCGGCGCTGGTGTTCGAGGCCGAGCCGCCGCCGCCGGACCTCATGATCCGGCCCCCGCGCCGGCGGGGGGCGTCGCTGCTCGCCGGGGCCCTCACGCTCAAGTCGATCCTGTCGGGCGCGATCCTCACGGTGGGCGCGATCTGGATCTACCGGGACCACCTCGGGATGGGGGTGGCCTACGCGCGGAGCCTGGGGCTCACCGTGGTCATCGCGGGGTCGATGCTGCTCGTCTGGGCGGAGCGGGGCGTCGGCGGGTCGTGGCTGGGCGCGCTCCTCCCGCGCGGCTGGCGGTTCTGGCTGGTCTGGGGCCCGGTGGCGCTCACCCTGCCGGCCTTCATGTACTTCCGGCCGGCGGCGGAGGTGTTCGAGATCGTCCCGCTCACCGGGAGCGACTGGCTGCTGGCCCTGGCGCTCGCGGCCTCGGGCGTGTTCTGGCGGATCGGGGGCGGCCGGCGAGGGTAG